From the Funiculus sociatus GB2-C1 genome, the window CATCGAAGATGAAGAAACCATCATCAAAGGACGGATGGATATTTTAGCAATAAATAAAACTCAAACAACAACAGATACACTTTTCTGGATTTTGGTGATTGAGACAAAAAATAGTAGTATTAACGCATTAGAGGGTTTACCTCAATTGCTCGCTTATGCTTATAAAAGTCTGGAGTATCAAGAATCAGTTTGGGGGTTGACAACGAATGGAATGGATTATCGTTTCGCGTATCTACAGCAAGGAATTTCCCCAACCTATCAACTATTACCAGCACTGAACTTGATTGACTCTGAACCTTCAATCCAATTGCTGCAAGTTCTAAAAGCAATCTGTAAGTTAGAAAACATTGCAACGCCTGTTGAGGCAGTATCTTGAAGTACGTTAACTCCCTCGCGCATCCTCCACAACTAATCTGTAGTCGCGCTCAGCTATGATTCTTGTATTAAGATAACGACCAGCAGCGTGAAACCAGATGACTCCGACGCTATTGAACAATCGCTATCGCATCATCCAGGCGTTGGGAACAGGCGGTTTTGGCGAAACCTTTCTGGCGGAAGACACGCATATGCCTTCCCGTCGTACTTGTGTCATTAAGCAACTCAAACCCGTCACCAACAACCCCCAAGTTTATCAAATCGTTCTTGAACGATTTGGTAGGGAAGC encodes:
- a CDS encoding restriction endonuclease subunit R — its product is MFRPHITSASTFARGLLLTLEPLTEFEHQEILQICNLFRDYYAEGKISEGQVKFLFVARLMWLAGFYQPSIKITLEEGIADISIEDEETIIKGRMDILAINKTQTTTDTLFWILVIETKNSSINALEGLPQLLAYAYKSLEYQESVWGLTTNGMDYRFAYLQQGISPTYQLLPALNLIDSEPSIQLLQVLKAICKLENIATPVEAVS